In Aurantimicrobium minutum, the following proteins share a genomic window:
- the aceE gene encoding pyruvate dehydrogenase (acetyl-transferring), homodimeric type: MTVNDQDPYSVTNYDADPQETAEWKESLDAVVEAQGHERGREIMLSLLRRSKELHLGVPMVPTTDYLNTIAPENEPAFPGDEETERRYRAWIRWNAAMIVHRAQRPGIGVGGHISSYASSSSLYEVGFNHFFRGQDHPGGGDQIFVQGHASPGVYARAFLEGRLNENQLDGFRQEKSHAGGGLSSYPHPRLMPDFWQFPTVSMGLGPINAIYQAQLNRYLTNRGIKDASDQQVWAFLGDGEMDEVESRGQLQVAANEGLDNLNFVINCNLQRLDGPVRGNGKIIQELESFFRGAGWNVIKVIWGREWDSLLANDHDGALRTLMNVTPDGDFQTYKTEDGAFVRENFFARDPRALKLVEHMSDDDVWKLKRGGHDYNKVYAAFKAASEHKGQPTVILAHTIKGYGLGKHFEGRNATHQMKKMKLDDLKLMRDFLKIPISDAVLEENPYMPPYYKPEENDSSLQYMHERRRELGGYLPERRTKYTQIPLPEPKTYEIAAKGSGVQEVATTMGFVRLLKDMIKDKEFGPRIVPIIPDEARTFGMDAFFPNAKIYNPNGQHYMSVDRDLLLAYKEDPAGTIIHVGINEAGALAAFTAVGSSYSTQGEILIPIYVFYSMFGFQRTGDALWLAGDQMVRGFVIGATAGRTTLTGEGLQHADGHSPILAATNPAVVTYDPAYTYEIGHIMRDGLQRMYGGTHPDPNVMYYLTVYNEPIVQPVEPEGLDVEGVLRGIYRLQENDMPGTKAQILASGVAVPWALEAQKLLAEDWNISADVWSVTSWSELRRDGVAADHFNMMNPESPAQVPYVTQKLSGAEGPFVAVTDYNHMVPDMIRPYVPGEYATLGADGFGFSDTRAAARRFFTIDGPSIVVRTLEQLAKQGKVDHGVIRQAIEKYRLYDVTAGTTGSAGGES, translated from the coding sequence GTGACGGTTAACGACCAAGATCCATATTCGGTCACTAACTATGACGCAGATCCCCAAGAAACTGCCGAATGGAAAGAATCTCTTGATGCAGTAGTCGAGGCTCAGGGACACGAACGTGGTCGCGAGATCATGCTCAGCCTCTTGCGTCGCTCCAAGGAACTTCACCTGGGCGTCCCCATGGTTCCGACAACCGATTACCTCAATACCATTGCCCCTGAGAATGAACCAGCGTTCCCCGGCGATGAAGAAACAGAACGTCGTTACCGCGCCTGGATTCGCTGGAACGCCGCCATGATTGTGCACCGCGCACAGCGTCCAGGAATTGGTGTGGGTGGCCACATCTCGAGCTACGCCTCCTCTTCTTCGCTCTACGAAGTGGGCTTCAACCACTTCTTCCGCGGTCAAGATCACCCCGGTGGTGGAGACCAAATCTTTGTGCAGGGGCACGCATCCCCCGGTGTGTACGCCCGTGCATTCCTTGAGGGACGCCTGAATGAAAACCAACTTGATGGTTTCCGCCAGGAAAAGTCTCACGCCGGCGGAGGACTATCCTCGTACCCACACCCTCGCCTGATGCCTGATTTCTGGCAATTCCCCACCGTGTCGATGGGTCTTGGCCCTATCAACGCGATTTACCAGGCACAGCTCAACCGTTACCTAACCAACCGAGGCATCAAGGATGCATCTGACCAGCAAGTCTGGGCATTCCTCGGTGACGGTGAAATGGATGAGGTCGAATCTCGTGGCCAGCTCCAGGTGGCTGCTAACGAGGGACTCGACAACCTCAACTTCGTAATCAACTGCAACTTGCAGCGTCTCGATGGCCCTGTGCGCGGTAACGGAAAGATCATTCAGGAACTCGAAAGCTTCTTCCGTGGTGCTGGATGGAACGTCATTAAGGTCATCTGGGGTCGTGAATGGGATTCACTCTTGGCCAATGACCATGACGGTGCCTTGCGCACACTGATGAACGTTACCCCCGATGGTGACTTCCAGACCTACAAGACTGAAGATGGCGCCTTCGTTCGCGAGAACTTCTTTGCCCGTGACCCACGCGCTCTCAAGCTCGTAGAACACATGAGCGATGATGACGTCTGGAAGCTCAAGCGCGGTGGCCACGATTACAACAAGGTCTACGCCGCATTCAAGGCTGCTTCTGAGCACAAGGGTCAGCCCACTGTCATCCTGGCTCACACCATCAAGGGTTACGGCTTGGGCAAGCACTTCGAAGGTCGTAACGCCACCCACCAAATGAAGAAGATGAAGCTTGACGATCTCAAGCTCATGCGTGACTTCCTCAAAATCCCCATCAGCGATGCGGTTTTGGAAGAAAACCCCTACATGCCTCCCTACTACAAGCCTGAGGAAAATGACTCCAGCCTGCAGTACATGCATGAACGTCGTCGTGAACTCGGTGGATATCTCCCAGAGCGTCGCACGAAGTACACACAAATCCCGCTGCCAGAGCCCAAGACCTACGAGATTGCTGCTAAGGGTTCCGGTGTTCAGGAAGTGGCTACCACGATGGGATTTGTCCGCCTTCTCAAGGACATGATCAAGGACAAAGAATTTGGTCCCCGTATCGTGCCCATCATCCCTGACGAGGCTCGTACATTCGGTATGGATGCATTCTTCCCGAATGCCAAGATCTACAACCCCAACGGCCAGCACTACATGTCCGTTGACCGTGATCTACTTCTTGCTTACAAAGAAGACCCCGCAGGAACCATCATTCACGTGGGTATCAATGAGGCTGGTGCTCTTGCCGCATTCACTGCAGTGGGTAGCTCATACTCCACCCAGGGTGAAATCCTCATTCCGATCTATGTCTTCTACTCGATGTTTGGATTCCAGCGCACAGGCGACGCTTTGTGGCTTGCTGGTGACCAGATGGTCCGAGGCTTCGTTATCGGCGCAACTGCAGGTCGCACCACACTGACCGGTGAGGGACTCCAGCACGCTGACGGACACTCGCCAATTCTTGCTGCGACAAACCCCGCAGTGGTGACCTACGACCCTGCCTATACCTATGAGATCGGACACATCATGCGTGATGGTCTGCAGCGTATGTATGGCGGAACGCACCCAGACCCCAACGTGATGTACTACCTCACGGTGTACAACGAGCCCATCGTTCAGCCAGTTGAGCCAGAAGGTCTTGACGTTGAAGGTGTTCTGCGCGGCATCTATCGTTTGCAAGAAAACGACATGCCCGGAACCAAGGCTCAAATCTTGGCTTCTGGTGTGGCTGTTCCCTGGGCTCTTGAAGCGCAAAAGCTGCTTGCTGAAGACTGGAACATCTCTGCTGATGTGTGGTCCGTCACCTCGTGGAGTGAGCTTCGCCGAGACGGTGTTGCCGCAGACCACTTCAACATGATGAATCCAGAGTCGCCAGCACAGGTGCCCTACGTTACCCAGAAGCTCTCTGGTGCCGAAGGTCCATTCGTTGCTGTCACTGATTACAACCACATGGTTCCGGACATGATTCGCCCCTACGTTCCAGGTGAGTATGCAACCTTGGGTGCTGATGGGTTCGGATTCAGTGACACTCGTGCTGCTGCGCGTCGTTTCTTCACCATTGATGGCCCTTCCATTGTGGTTCGCACTCTCGAGCAGCTCGCCAAGCAGGGCAAGGTTGATCACGGTGTGATTCGCCAGGCCATTGAGAAGTACCGTCTCTATGACGTCACAGCAGGTACAACCGGATCTGCTGGCGGCGAAAGCTAA
- a CDS encoding PucR family transcriptional regulator, with the protein MAAQRSKAETLAWLRTISGELSTLTVKRLEDTLPWYRDMPPGRRSAVGLVAQNGITSFITWFDDPSTTPWIASDVFGGAPRELLRSVTLQQTLQLIRCTVEVVEERIKGHGEELREAILLYSREIAFAAADVYARAAEARGLWDARLEALVVDSILSGEYDDELPSRIAALGWQGRGEVCVVVGRSPRILDVDRLRRTARHLHADILIGVQGNRLVVVIGRAEPLEDDKEHSTMSFMEITKHLEEDFGEGHLVVGPEVPSLVDAVTSARAALAGYSVASSWRGATRPIAADDLLPERALAGDPLARATLIERIYLPLSDQSAELLTTLQSYLDNGRSLEATARDLFVHPNTVRYRLKRVTEVIGWDATGPREAMILQCALILGSIKGPVPKQRKAQRNLP; encoded by the coding sequence ATGGCTGCACAACGGAGCAAAGCAGAAACACTTGCTTGGCTCAGGACAATATCTGGAGAGCTTTCCACCTTGACGGTGAAAAGGCTTGAGGACACCCTTCCGTGGTACCGGGACATGCCACCTGGACGTCGATCTGCTGTTGGCCTTGTCGCACAAAACGGTATTACTTCCTTCATTACCTGGTTTGATGACCCCTCAACCACGCCGTGGATTGCATCAGATGTGTTTGGTGGAGCTCCACGTGAGTTGTTGCGTTCAGTAACCCTGCAACAAACTCTCCAACTCATTCGTTGCACCGTGGAAGTCGTGGAAGAACGCATCAAAGGACACGGCGAGGAGTTGCGCGAAGCAATCTTGTTGTATTCGCGTGAGATCGCTTTCGCAGCTGCTGATGTGTATGCCCGCGCAGCAGAAGCACGTGGTCTCTGGGATGCTCGCCTGGAGGCTCTCGTGGTCGACAGTATTCTCTCGGGAGAATATGATGACGAATTGCCCAGCAGAATTGCAGCCCTGGGCTGGCAAGGTCGCGGTGAAGTGTGTGTTGTTGTGGGCCGCTCCCCTCGCATTCTGGACGTGGACCGACTGCGTCGAACTGCCCGCCACCTTCATGCAGACATTCTCATTGGAGTGCAGGGAAACCGTCTGGTTGTTGTCATTGGTCGTGCTGAGCCATTAGAGGATGACAAAGAACATTCCACGATGAGCTTTATGGAAATTACAAAACACCTCGAAGAGGATTTTGGTGAAGGCCACTTAGTGGTGGGGCCTGAAGTTCCCTCACTGGTTGATGCAGTCACCTCCGCACGTGCGGCACTTGCCGGATATTCCGTCGCGAGCTCATGGCGCGGAGCAACCAGACCAATCGCTGCAGATGATTTACTTCCAGAACGCGCACTTGCCGGTGATCCTCTGGCCCGCGCAACCCTCATCGAGCGAATTTACCTGCCTCTGAGTGATCAGTCTGCGGAACTACTCACCACGTTGCAGAGCTACTTAGACAATGGCCGCAGCCTCGAAGCAACTGCACGTGACCTATTCGTTCACCCCAACACGGTCCGTTACCGCCTCAAGCGCGTAACTGAAGTGATTGGTTGGGATGCTACTGGTCCTCGAGAGGCAATGATTTTGCAGTGTGCACTAATTTTGGGTTCCATTAAAGGACCAGTACCTAAGCAGCGCAAAGCACAAAGAAATCTCCCCTGA
- a CDS encoding beta-ketoacyl-ACP synthase III produces the protein MTHVNLKQSEGAKYSRIYAMGAARGDLTVTNDDIAGPIDSSDEWIRQRTGVITRKRASAGITAADLATQAANEAISKAGIKPEEIDVVLISTISNSVQTPSMAALVADRIGANPAAAYDISAACAGYTYGIAQADSFVRSGLAKYVLVIGAEKLSEIIEPTDRTISFLLGDGAGAAVIGPSDFPGISKSVWGSDGSKWDAVGMDHTLIEYRDGHGDVAWPTLRQEGQTVFRWAVWEMAKVAQKALEEAGITSDQLSAFIPHQANMRIIDEFAKQLKLPESVVIARDIETTGNTSAASIPLATHRLLEEHPELSGGLALEIGFGAGLVYGAQVVVLP, from the coding sequence ATGACTCACGTGAATCTCAAACAGTCCGAAGGGGCCAAGTACTCTCGCATTTATGCCATGGGAGCAGCGCGTGGCGACCTCACAGTAACGAATGACGACATTGCTGGCCCCATCGACTCCAGTGATGAATGGATTCGCCAGCGCACAGGTGTGATCACCCGCAAACGTGCCTCTGCAGGAATCACTGCAGCAGACTTAGCTACCCAAGCCGCAAATGAGGCTATTTCCAAGGCAGGAATTAAGCCAGAAGAAATTGATGTGGTACTCATCTCCACCATCAGCAACTCAGTTCAAACCCCCTCCATGGCTGCACTCGTGGCTGACCGGATTGGGGCAAACCCGGCTGCAGCCTACGACATTTCAGCAGCATGCGCGGGATACACCTACGGTATTGCCCAGGCAGACTCTTTTGTCCGCTCAGGTTTAGCAAAGTATGTGCTCGTCATCGGTGCTGAGAAGCTCAGCGAAATCATTGAGCCCACAGACCGCACCATCAGCTTCTTGCTCGGAGACGGAGCAGGTGCTGCTGTGATTGGACCTAGCGACTTCCCTGGTATTTCGAAGAGCGTCTGGGGGTCCGACGGCTCCAAGTGGGATGCCGTGGGCATGGACCACACCCTGATTGAATACCGCGACGGACACGGTGATGTCGCATGGCCAACACTGCGCCAAGAAGGACAAACGGTGTTCCGCTGGGCAGTGTGGGAAATGGCAAAGGTCGCACAAAAAGCTCTCGAGGAAGCTGGAATCACGAGCGATCAGCTTTCGGCGTTTATCCCCCACCAGGCAAACATGCGCATCATCGACGAATTCGCTAAGCAGCTGAAATTACCGGAATCAGTTGTGATTGCTCGGGACATTGAAACAACAGGAAACACTTCTGCAGCATCAATCCCGCTTGCAACGCATCGCCTGCTTGAAGAACACCCTGAACTCAGCGGTGGCCTTGCCCTTGAAATCGGCTTCGGTGCCGGTCTCGTATATGGCGCACAGGTCGTCGTTCTGCCGTAA
- the ppgK gene encoding polyphosphate--glucose phosphotransferase translates to MNARAIGIDIGGTGIKGGLVDVDSGEIIGERIRVATPAGGEPEDIARVVKDVIEQLDVGEGVPVGICFPSSIRHGVTTLAANISKRWIGFEAEKFFEEQLGRNIHFVNDADAAGYAEVVYGAAKDQEGLVIMTTLGTGIGGAMIYNGVLIPNAELGHLEIDGVDAEKRAAGVIREREGLTYEEWAQRLQRYYSHVEMLFSPELFIVGGGISKSHEQFLPLLNLRTPIVPAKLLNKAGIMGAAKLAYDLAE, encoded by the coding sequence ATGAACGCGCGTGCAATCGGCATCGATATTGGTGGAACTGGCATCAAGGGTGGACTGGTTGATGTTGATTCCGGAGAAATCATCGGAGAACGCATCCGGGTCGCAACACCTGCCGGAGGCGAGCCAGAAGATATAGCTCGCGTTGTTAAGGACGTCATTGAACAGCTGGATGTGGGAGAAGGTGTTCCAGTTGGAATCTGTTTCCCCAGCTCCATTCGCCACGGTGTGACCACACTTGCAGCCAATATATCCAAGCGATGGATTGGTTTTGAAGCAGAGAAGTTCTTTGAAGAACAACTTGGCCGCAACATTCACTTTGTGAACGATGCTGACGCTGCAGGCTATGCCGAAGTTGTCTACGGGGCCGCCAAGGACCAAGAAGGGTTAGTCATCATGACGACCTTAGGCACTGGTATCGGTGGAGCGATGATCTATAACGGCGTCTTGATCCCTAATGCTGAACTGGGGCATCTCGAAATTGACGGCGTAGACGCTGAGAAGCGTGCTGCGGGAGTTATTCGTGAACGTGAAGGCCTGACCTACGAAGAATGGGCTCAGCGACTTCAGCGCTATTACAGCCACGTTGAGATGCTGTTCTCCCCCGAGCTCTTCATTGTTGGCGGAGGTATTTCTAAAAGCCACGAACAGTTCTTGCCGCTACTGAACCTGCGCACACCCATTGTTCCGGCAAAGCTTCTCAATAAAGCAGGCATCATGGGTGCAGCAAAGTTGGCCTACGACCTAGCCGAATAA
- a CDS encoding ACP S-malonyltransferase, whose amino-acid sequence MIVVVCPGQGSQTPGFLEPWIADPQAKALLETLSDAADVDLVKHGTVSDADTIRDTSIAQPLIVAAGILTLDALSESDHLAKSSGIAGHSVGEFTAAAGAGVLDATDAVRLVGIRGRAMADAAALIPTGMSAVIGGDESEILAKLDQLGLFPANYNGGGQLVVAGELAALATLAEEPPAGTRVIPLQVAGAFHTSYMLDAVETLREAAAEVNTNDPMKTLWTNKDGSVVAKGDTFRELLVGQVSSPVRWDKCMDSFAAAGVSGIIEIAPAGALVGLAKRALKGVPTVAIKTPEDLVAARELIDSVA is encoded by the coding sequence GTGATAGTTGTTGTCTGCCCTGGTCAGGGCTCTCAGACTCCCGGATTCCTAGAACCCTGGATTGCTGATCCTCAAGCCAAAGCTCTTCTTGAAACCCTCTCTGATGCGGCAGATGTCGATCTAGTCAAACATGGCACCGTCAGTGACGCCGATACCATTCGTGACACGTCTATCGCACAGCCACTCATTGTTGCCGCAGGAATCTTGACTCTCGACGCACTTTCTGAAAGCGACCACCTCGCAAAAAGTTCGGGTATTGCTGGTCACTCTGTAGGCGAATTCACTGCAGCGGCTGGTGCTGGAGTGCTGGATGCAACCGATGCTGTTCGCTTGGTGGGTATTCGCGGACGCGCCATGGCTGATGCTGCCGCGCTCATTCCTACTGGCATGAGCGCCGTTATCGGTGGTGACGAATCTGAGATTCTGGCAAAGCTTGACCAACTGGGACTTTTCCCTGCCAATTACAACGGTGGCGGACAGCTGGTCGTTGCTGGTGAACTCGCTGCACTAGCAACACTCGCAGAAGAACCCCCCGCAGGAACACGAGTCATTCCTCTTCAGGTCGCCGGCGCCTTCCACACCAGCTACATGCTCGATGCCGTTGAGACTCTGCGCGAAGCTGCTGCAGAGGTCAACACCAATGACCCAATGAAAACGCTGTGGACCAACAAGGATGGTTCTGTCGTGGCCAAAGGTGATACTTTCCGCGAGCTTCTAGTCGGGCAAGTATCTTCCCCCGTCCGTTGGGACAAGTGCATGGATAGTTTCGCCGCAGCTGGCGTGAGCGGAATTATCGAAATTGCACCTGCAGGGGCATTGGTTGGTCTAGCCAAGCGTGCACTCAAAGGCGTTCCTACCGTGGCCATTAAGACTCCCGAAGATCTTGTGGCAGCCCGCGAACTGATTGACTCTGTCGCCTAA
- a CDS encoding zinc ribbon domain-containing protein, producing MKASPEDQLALLTLQEQDNRIAQLTHARAHIAEQKELAELQTRLREFSQQLIAAQGVLDDAKVELSRIEDDVRVVDERIAKDKQRESGAASAKEVQALEAELASLATRKSNLEDAELVVMQNVEDAEAEVASVIAQRDALDAQRSELAAAIASKEAEYDREIAQVSSERAALAQSLPADLIELYERQRARYGIGAALLTRRVTGGSGVELTSTDLDAIRAAAPDDVVICPDSSCILVRTNESGL from the coding sequence GTGAAAGCTAGCCCCGAAGATCAGTTAGCTCTGCTCACACTGCAGGAGCAGGACAACCGCATTGCCCAACTGACACATGCTCGTGCACATATTGCTGAGCAGAAAGAGTTGGCGGAACTTCAGACTCGGTTGCGTGAGTTTTCTCAGCAACTCATTGCTGCCCAAGGCGTGCTCGATGATGCAAAGGTTGAACTATCTCGAATCGAAGATGACGTACGCGTTGTGGATGAGCGCATCGCAAAAGACAAACAACGTGAAAGCGGTGCCGCGTCAGCAAAGGAAGTTCAAGCGCTCGAAGCAGAGCTCGCTTCACTAGCAACTCGCAAATCAAACCTTGAAGATGCTGAGCTTGTTGTGATGCAAAATGTTGAAGATGCCGAGGCTGAAGTTGCTTCCGTCATTGCCCAGCGTGATGCACTGGATGCTCAGCGAAGCGAGCTGGCCGCAGCTATTGCCAGCAAAGAAGCAGAATATGACCGCGAGATTGCTCAGGTTTCAAGTGAAAGAGCAGCGTTGGCGCAGTCACTTCCTGCAGATCTGATTGAGCTGTATGAACGCCAACGTGCTCGTTATGGCATCGGAGCAGCGTTACTCACCCGACGCGTCACCGGTGGTAGCGGGGTTGAACTTACTTCCACAGATCTCGATGCTATTCGCGCTGCCGCACCTGATGACGTTGTGATTTGCCCTGACAGCTCCTGCATTCTCGTGCGAACTAATGAGTCTGGTCTGTAA
- a CDS encoding reverse transcriptase-like protein — protein MPCQLIIEADGGSRGNPGIAAGGAVVIDGESQQVLATVGVYVGVATNNVAEYNGLLAGLIRAYEIDPGALVHVRMDSKLVVEQMSGRWKIKHPDMAHLAAQAREVIGNKAVTYEWVPRLQNALADAAANKSMDLRESFQA, from the coding sequence ATGCCATGTCAACTCATTATTGAGGCAGATGGGGGCTCTCGGGGTAACCCCGGAATTGCTGCTGGTGGAGCGGTAGTTATTGATGGCGAAAGCCAGCAAGTACTCGCCACGGTAGGGGTGTATGTCGGTGTTGCGACAAACAATGTCGCTGAATACAACGGATTACTTGCCGGTCTGATTCGTGCCTACGAAATTGACCCAGGTGCTCTCGTCCACGTTCGAATGGACTCCAAGCTCGTCGTTGAGCAAATGTCGGGCCGATGGAAAATCAAACATCCCGATATGGCTCACTTGGCAGCACAGGCCCGCGAAGTAATTGGCAACAAGGCTGTCACCTACGAGTGGGTTCCACGTCTTCAAAACGCTCTGGCCGATGCTGCTGCAAACAAATCAATGGATTTGCGCGAATCTTTTCAGGCCTGA
- the map gene encoding type I methionyl aminopeptidase: protein MPRDATGVLIPGVLSPERHVPSNIIRPPYVGKTTPPAHTTGDVYDAETIEKIRRAGKISSQALDLIGSVIRPGMTTDEIDQIGHDYVISHGAYPSTLGYRGYPKSLCTSVNEVICHGIPDDTVIQEGDLVNVDITSYLDGVHGDTNRTFIVGETSPEVRDLVERTHEALNRGIKAVAPGREVNVIGRAIESYAKRFGYGVVRDFTGHGVGTSFHSGLIIPHYDSAPLYNDIMEVGMVFTIEPMLTLGTHEWDMWADDWTVTTKDKSWTAQFEHTLVVTETGADILTLS, encoded by the coding sequence ATGCCTAGAGATGCCACAGGGGTTCTTATCCCCGGAGTTTTGAGTCCAGAACGTCACGTTCCCTCAAACATCATTCGGCCTCCCTATGTGGGAAAAACCACGCCACCAGCCCACACAACAGGTGATGTGTATGACGCTGAGACGATTGAGAAAATTCGTCGCGCTGGAAAAATTTCTTCCCAAGCTTTAGATCTGATTGGTTCTGTTATAAGGCCAGGAATGACGACAGATGAGATTGATCAAATAGGTCATGACTACGTCATCAGCCACGGCGCTTATCCTTCAACGCTGGGATATCGCGGATATCCAAAATCGTTGTGTACCAGTGTGAACGAAGTCATCTGTCATGGCATCCCCGATGACACCGTTATTCAAGAAGGCGATCTCGTCAATGTGGACATCACGAGTTATCTCGATGGCGTCCATGGCGACACAAACAGAACATTTATCGTCGGAGAAACCTCACCGGAGGTTCGTGATCTTGTCGAAAGAACCCACGAGGCACTCAACCGCGGCATCAAGGCTGTTGCTCCGGGGCGCGAGGTCAATGTCATCGGCAGAGCGATCGAGTCATATGCCAAACGCTTTGGCTACGGAGTTGTTCGTGATTTCACCGGTCATGGTGTGGGAACAAGTTTCCATTCCGGTTTGATCATCCCCCACTATGACTCTGCACCGCTGTATAACGACATCATGGAAGTAGGCATGGTCTTCACCATTGAACCCATGCTTACCCTCGGAACCCATGAGTGGGATATGTGGGCAGATGACTGGACGGTCACAACCAAAGACAAGTCATGGACTGCCCAGTTTGAACACACTCTCGTTGTCACCGAAACTGGTGCAGATATCTTGACCCTGTCCTAA
- a CDS encoding peroxiredoxin — translation MALTVGAPAPDFTLKNQFGEEISLSQFRGVKPVVVVFYPLAFTGICTGELCELRDNISVFKNNNVELLAISVDSSPTLRVFAEKENYDFSLLSDMWPHGAVASKYGVFLEDKGFANRGTFVIDKDGNLAGQFVTEPGAPRDLAAYKELVENL, via the coding sequence ATGGCCCTCACAGTAGGAGCACCCGCACCAGATTTCACACTGAAGAATCAATTTGGCGAGGAAATTTCCCTCTCACAGTTCCGTGGGGTGAAACCCGTCGTTGTGGTTTTCTATCCTCTGGCTTTCACTGGCATTTGCACGGGCGAACTGTGTGAACTGCGTGACAACATTTCAGTATTCAAAAACAACAATGTTGAATTGCTTGCCATCTCTGTTGATTCCAGCCCTACGCTGCGAGTTTTTGCAGAAAAAGAAAACTATGACTTCTCTCTGCTGTCTGACATGTGGCCACACGGCGCAGTTGCTTCGAAGTACGGTGTCTTCCTCGAGGACAAAGGCTTTGCAAACCGTGGAACTTTCGTGATTGACAAAGACGGAAACCTCGCAGGCCAGTTCGTTACTGAGCCCGGAGCTCCTCGTGATCTGGCAGCGTACAAAGAGCTGGTGGAAAACCTGTAA
- a CDS encoding Nif3-like dinuclear metal center hexameric protein, translated as MVTTVREVVDYAHALWPLSGAEEWDAPGLVVGSLDHDVTRILLAVDAVSETVTQACDINADLLLTHHPLLMRSVTSVAEDRYKGHLVSKLIRSGVALLAAHTNADVVTDGVSDVLAQRIGMSNLKPLVPSSVEGTGIGRIGELSSPMTLGALAQHLASVLPHTAGGVKVSGDFNQEVSTVSLCGGAGDSLLSNQLVLSSDVYITSDLRHHPAQEFREQALLGSGPALIDISHWAAEWLWLDVAGAQLKKAFPNIHIEVSDVRTDPWDFLVLQ; from the coding sequence ATCGTGACCACTGTTCGAGAAGTTGTTGACTATGCCCACGCGCTGTGGCCGCTTTCTGGCGCAGAGGAGTGGGATGCACCGGGTCTCGTGGTTGGCTCCCTCGATCACGACGTCACTCGGATTCTTCTCGCAGTTGACGCAGTATCCGAAACTGTCACTCAAGCTTGTGACATCAATGCCGACCTGTTGCTGACCCACCACCCGTTGTTGATGCGCTCGGTAACCTCCGTAGCTGAGGATCGCTATAAAGGTCATTTGGTTTCGAAGCTCATTCGATCTGGTGTTGCGTTGCTCGCAGCTCATACAAATGCGGACGTGGTCACTGACGGCGTCTCTGATGTCTTAGCTCAGCGAATAGGCATGAGTAACCTGAAGCCATTAGTTCCCTCCAGTGTGGAAGGAACGGGCATTGGTCGCATCGGAGAGCTTTCTTCTCCCATGACGTTAGGTGCACTAGCTCAACATCTTGCATCTGTACTTCCTCACACTGCTGGTGGCGTGAAGGTGTCGGGAGACTTCAATCAGGAGGTTTCCACCGTTTCGCTCTGTGGCGGAGCAGGAGATTCATTGCTTTCTAACCAGTTAGTGCTCAGTTCTGACGTGTACATCACCTCAGATTTACGTCACCACCCAGCACAAGAATTCCGCGAACAAGCACTTCTTGGGTCAGGCCCTGCGCTGATAGATATTTCACATTGGGCTGCCGAATGGTTATGGCTTGATGTCGCCGGTGCGCAATTGAAGAAAGCCTTCCCGAATATTCACATAGAAGTCTCGGATGTGAGAACAGACCCCTGGGATTTCCTCGTCCTACAGTAG